The Desulfitobacterium chlororespirans DSM 11544 DNA window AATAGGGGATCGTCATTCAAAGGTTGGAAAGACAGAACATTAGCCATAGCATCCCGGGCATTGCTCATGGTGATATCTGCACTCCACACCAAAATACCGGTTAAAGTCACGACGAATAAGAGCAATAGATTGAAATATTCCTGTGGCGTAGTGTATTTCTTGAGGATGGGGTCTGCGACCCGGCGCACCAATAAGCTGATGGCACCAAAGGAAGCTAAAAAGAAACCTATCCAGCCAACCAAAGGTGTCGCATAGTAAAGGAGCGCGCCCCAAAGGCCGCCGTCGGCAGCAACGGTTCCGCCCGCTAATTGGGTGGCAGCTGCCGCCGCAAGAATTACAGTCCAAGCGAAAATAAAATAAATGCCCAAATGAAGTGAATAGGATAACCACCAAAGAGATTTTTGGTTCTGAAAGAGCTTTTTAATGAACAGAATCTCCTTCAACATGTCAACGATCTCGGATGCTGTTGATGTTTCATGAGGCTTAGCCCACCATTCGGCTTGCTCATAATAGGATCCTCCATGCTCATGTCCCTTTTCTTTGGGAACAGGATAGAGATCCAGGCGCCCATGCATTG harbors:
- a CDS encoding respiratory nitrate reductase subunit gamma, which translates into the protein MFLVFYAILAMFLFLAISAYKAYEYTKMPMHGRLDLYPVPKEKGHEHGGSYYEQAEWWAKPHETSTASEIVDMLKEILFIKKLFQNQKSLWWLSYSLHLGIYFIFAWTVILAAAAATQLAGGTVAADGGLWGALLYYATPLVGWIGFFLASFGAISLLVRRVADPILKKYTTPQEYFNLLLLFVVTLTGILVWSADITMSNARDAMANVLSFQPLNDDPLLTIHIILAGIMLIYIPISKMSHYVGKFFSFHMVIWDNDPNLAGSKVEEKIKQAAQYKPQNKWSAPHIAGAPAPTEKAPK